The following are from one region of the Mycolicibacterium helvum genome:
- a CDS encoding AMP-binding protein, with product MKLSYDAGPVDVPIHHETIGANFERTAQRHPDVEALVDVAQGLRYTYSELNIEIDVLARGLMARGIEKGDRVGIWAPNCAQWTIAQYALAKIGAILVNINPAYRTHELSYVLNHSRTRTLIAATSFKSSDYVAMVEQVRGEVPGLTDVIFIGTPDWDVVRAGARSVDAEQLRAHAAQLVDTEAVNIQYTSGTTGFPKGATLSHRNIVNNGFFTTELIGLGPADRLCLPVPFYHCFGMVMGSLGCTTHGATMVIPAPGFDPAATLAAIEDERCTALYGVPTMFIALQNHPDFTRRDLSTLRTGIMAGSVCPVEVMKRCVNDMNMSQVAIAYGMTETSPVSCQTLIDDNLERRTSSIGRVHPHVEIKIVDPGSGRTVPRGEPGEFCTRGYSVMLGYWDDPEKTAEAVDSDGWMHTGDLAVMREDGYCDIVGRIKDMVIRGGENIYPREVEEFLYTHPDIEDAQVIGVPDVRYGEEVCAWIRMKPGRPALDAAAVRSFAAGRLAHYKIPRYVHVVDEFPMTVTGKIRKVEMREYAARMLGAAAE from the coding sequence ATGAAGCTGTCCTACGACGCTGGGCCGGTCGACGTGCCCATCCACCACGAGACCATCGGAGCCAACTTCGAGCGCACTGCGCAGCGGCATCCCGACGTCGAGGCGCTCGTCGACGTCGCCCAGGGCCTGCGCTATACGTATTCCGAACTCAACATCGAAATCGATGTGCTGGCACGAGGATTGATGGCACGGGGGATCGAGAAAGGCGACCGGGTCGGTATCTGGGCACCCAACTGCGCACAGTGGACGATCGCACAGTACGCGTTGGCCAAGATCGGCGCGATTCTTGTGAACATCAATCCCGCATACCGCACGCACGAACTGTCGTACGTGCTCAACCATTCCCGAACACGCACCCTGATCGCGGCGACGTCGTTCAAGTCCTCTGACTATGTCGCGATGGTCGAACAGGTTCGTGGCGAGGTTCCCGGCCTCACCGATGTCATTTTCATCGGGACGCCGGATTGGGATGTGGTGCGCGCGGGTGCGCGCTCGGTCGACGCGGAGCAACTACGTGCTCACGCTGCGCAACTCGTGGACACCGAAGCGGTCAATATCCAGTACACGTCCGGCACCACGGGCTTTCCCAAAGGCGCCACCCTGTCACATCGCAATATCGTCAACAACGGCTTCTTCACCACCGAACTCATCGGATTGGGTCCCGCCGACCGACTGTGTTTACCCGTGCCCTTTTACCATTGCTTCGGCATGGTGATGGGCAGCCTTGGCTGCACCACCCACGGCGCCACGATGGTGATCCCCGCGCCCGGCTTCGATCCCGCCGCCACATTGGCGGCGATCGAGGATGAGCGCTGTACCGCGCTCTACGGCGTACCGACAATGTTCATCGCTCTCCAGAATCATCCGGACTTCACTCGGCGTGACCTGTCGACGCTGCGGACCGGCATCATGGCGGGTTCCGTGTGCCCGGTCGAGGTGATGAAACGCTGTGTCAACGACATGAACATGTCCCAGGTTGCTATCGCCTACGGTATGACGGAGACCTCACCGGTGTCCTGCCAGACATTGATCGATGACAATCTGGAGCGCAGGACGTCATCGATCGGGCGGGTGCACCCGCACGTGGAGATCAAGATCGTCGATCCGGGCAGTGGCCGCACCGTGCCGCGCGGAGAACCGGGCGAATTCTGTACGCGCGGATACTCGGTGATGCTGGGCTATTGGGATGACCCCGAGAAGACCGCAGAAGCAGTCGATTCCGACGGTTGGATGCATACCGGCGACTTAGCGGTCATGCGTGAAGACGGCTATTGCGACATCGTCGGGCGCATCAAGGACATGGTGATCCGAGGTGGTGAGAACATCTATCCGCGCGAGGTCGAAGAGTTTCTCTACACCCATCCCGATATCGAAGACGCACAGGTCATCGGGGTTCCTGACGTGCGATACGGCGAAGAGGTCTGCGCCTGGATCCGGATGAAACCGGGACGGCCCGCTCTCGATGCCGCCGCCGTGCGATCCTTCGCCGCGGGCAGGCTGGCGCACTACAAGATCCCGCGCTACGTCCACGTCGTCGACGAATTTCCGATGACGGTCACCGGCAAGATCCGCAAGGTGGAGATGCGCGAGTACGCCGCCAGAATGCTCGGTGCCGCCGCCGAATAG
- a CDS encoding LLM class F420-dependent oxidoreductase: protein MDYGLVLFTSDRGIAPAAAAKLADDHGFKTFYVPEHTHIPIKREAAHPTTGDESLPDDRYMRTLDPWVSLGAASAVTSKVRLSTAVALPVEHDPITLAKSIATLDHLSGGRVSLGVGFGWNTDELMDHNVPPGRRRTMLREYIEAMRELWTKEEAEYDGEFVKFGPSWAWPKPVQSHIPVLVGAAGTEKNFKWIARSADGWITTPRDFDIDAPVKLLQDTWAAAGRDGAPQIVALDFKPVPEKLAHWRDIGVTETLFGLPDKSADEVAAYVERLAGKLAAMA, encoded by the coding sequence ATGGATTACGGGCTCGTTCTGTTCACCAGTGACCGTGGCATCGCCCCGGCGGCGGCGGCCAAACTCGCCGACGATCACGGTTTCAAGACCTTCTATGTGCCCGAACACACGCACATCCCGATCAAACGCGAAGCCGCCCACCCCACCACCGGTGACGAGTCGCTGCCCGACGACCGCTACATGCGAACGCTCGATCCGTGGGTCAGCCTTGGCGCCGCGTCGGCGGTGACCTCCAAAGTGCGGCTGTCCACCGCGGTGGCGCTGCCCGTCGAGCACGATCCCATTACGCTGGCGAAATCGATTGCGACCCTTGACCATCTGTCCGGTGGGCGGGTCAGTCTCGGGGTCGGCTTCGGCTGGAACACCGACGAACTGATGGACCACAACGTGCCACCGGGCCGCCGGCGCACGATGTTGCGCGAGTACATCGAGGCCATGCGCGAGCTGTGGACCAAGGAAGAAGCCGAATACGACGGTGAATTCGTCAAGTTCGGGCCGAGCTGGGCCTGGCCCAAGCCCGTCCAATCGCACATTCCGGTATTGGTCGGCGCGGCCGGCACCGAGAAGAATTTCAAGTGGATCGCCCGGAGCGCGGACGGCTGGATCACCACCCCACGCGACTTCGACATCGATGCGCCGGTGAAGCTGCTGCAGGACACCTGGGCGGCCGCCGGTCGCGACGGAGCCCCGCAGATCGTGGCGCTCGACTTCAAGCCGGTCCCAGAGAAATTGGCGCACTGGCGCGACATCGGGGTCACCGAGACACTGTTCGGATTGCCCGATAAATCAGCCGACGAGGTTGCCGCCTACGTGGAGCGGTTGGCGGGCAAGCTCGCTGCCATGGCCTGA
- a CDS encoding endonuclease domain-containing protein, producing the protein MTKLIMADEALAVGAVTRRELVSRFVKVHRNVYVPRGIELTAYDRAIAAWMWSGRRASVAGVSAAALLGARWMPDDGPAELVRAQHRSPPDIVVHSGALRDDELCTTRGISCTTPARTAYDLGRNCAFTVGVIRVDAVLAATGISVDDVAVVARRNPGARHIRRLRRVLEIADGGAESPQETRLRLLLVRAGLPRPVTQIPICDSVGRVVRRIDLGWPQWKVGVEYDGAQHWTDPAQHAGDIDRLEFFADLGWRMVRVSANHLRNQPEGVVRRAVAALLAAGCAETAVVGFPTRDWRTTPALWAS; encoded by the coding sequence GTGACGAAGCTCATCATGGCCGACGAGGCTCTTGCCGTCGGGGCAGTGACCAGGCGTGAGTTGGTCAGCCGATTCGTCAAGGTACATCGCAATGTCTATGTGCCTCGCGGTATCGAACTCACCGCCTATGACCGGGCCATCGCTGCCTGGATGTGGTCGGGCAGGCGAGCCAGCGTTGCGGGCGTTTCGGCGGCCGCACTATTGGGAGCCCGGTGGATGCCCGACGACGGACCTGCCGAACTGGTGCGTGCCCAGCATCGCAGCCCTCCCGACATCGTCGTGCATTCCGGTGCGCTTAGAGACGACGAGTTATGTACGACGCGGGGTATCAGTTGCACCACGCCCGCGCGCACCGCATACGACTTGGGGCGCAACTGCGCGTTCACCGTCGGAGTGATCCGAGTCGACGCTGTGCTGGCCGCGACGGGCATCAGTGTCGATGACGTCGCTGTGGTCGCCCGCCGAAACCCCGGCGCACGTCATATTCGGCGGCTACGTCGTGTCCTCGAAATCGCTGACGGTGGAGCGGAATCGCCGCAGGAGACGAGGTTGAGGTTGTTACTCGTACGCGCCGGCCTCCCTCGGCCCGTCACCCAGATTCCGATCTGCGATAGCGTCGGCCGCGTTGTCAGACGGATCGATTTGGGCTGGCCGCAGTGGAAAGTCGGGGTCGAATACGACGGCGCGCAACACTGGACTGATCCGGCGCAACACGCGGGTGACATCGACCGGCTCGAGTTCTTCGCCGACCTCGGCTGGCGCATGGTTCGGGTGAGCGCGAATCACCTTCGGAACCAACCCGAAGGCGTCGTCCGCCGCGCCGTGGCGGCGCTGCTCGCAGCGGGCTGTGCCGAGACTGCAGTTGTTGGCTTCCCCACTCGCGATTGGCGTACAACACCTGCACTCTGGGCGAGTTAA
- the sfnG gene encoding dimethylsulfone monooxygenase SfnG, with protein sequence MTTERIADQVKFAYWVPNVSGGLVTSTIEQRTDWNYDYNVKLAQTAENNGFEYALSQVRYEASYGAEFQHESTSFSLALLLATQRLKLIAAVHPGLWQPGVLAKLGATADHLSGGRFAVNVVSGWFKDEFTHLGEPWLEHDERYRRSAEFLQVLRKIWTEDDVDFRGDFYRIHDFTLKPKPLNTPQRPNPEIFQGGNSTAARRNGGYYADWYFSNGKDFDGVTEQLVEVRDHARDAGREVNFGLNGFIIARDSEREAKEVLREIIAKANRPAVEGFHAAVQQAGSSTADKRGMWADSTFEDLVQYNDGFRTQLIGTPEQIAERISAYRKRGVDLILGGFLHFQEEIEYFGARVLPLVREIEAAESDSIGAPLQASA encoded by the coding sequence ATGACGACCGAGCGCATCGCCGACCAAGTGAAATTTGCCTACTGGGTTCCCAACGTCAGTGGTGGCCTGGTGACCAGCACCATCGAGCAGCGCACCGACTGGAACTACGACTACAACGTCAAGCTTGCGCAGACCGCCGAGAACAACGGCTTCGAGTACGCGCTGTCCCAGGTCCGCTACGAGGCGAGCTACGGCGCTGAATTCCAGCATGAGTCCACCAGCTTCTCGCTGGCACTGCTGCTGGCCACCCAGCGCCTCAAGCTCATCGCCGCCGTCCACCCGGGCCTGTGGCAGCCAGGTGTCCTGGCCAAGCTCGGCGCCACCGCCGATCACCTCTCGGGTGGCCGCTTCGCCGTCAACGTGGTCTCGGGCTGGTTCAAGGACGAGTTCACCCACCTGGGCGAGCCGTGGCTGGAGCACGACGAACGCTACCGGCGCAGCGCCGAGTTCCTGCAGGTGCTGCGCAAGATCTGGACCGAGGACGACGTGGACTTTCGCGGCGACTTCTACCGCATCCACGACTTCACCCTCAAGCCCAAGCCGCTGAACACGCCGCAGCGGCCCAATCCCGAGATCTTTCAGGGCGGTAACTCGACCGCCGCGCGGCGCAATGGTGGTTATTACGCCGACTGGTACTTCTCCAACGGCAAGGATTTCGACGGAGTCACCGAGCAGCTCGTCGAGGTCCGCGACCATGCCCGTGATGCGGGCCGGGAAGTCAACTTCGGGCTCAACGGGTTCATCATCGCCAGGGACTCAGAAAGAGAAGCGAAAGAGGTCCTCAGGGAGATCATCGCCAAGGCGAACCGGCCCGCGGTTGAGGGTTTCCACGCCGCGGTGCAGCAGGCCGGCAGTTCTACCGCCGACAAACGCGGCATGTGGGCCGATTCGACGTTCGAGGATCTGGTTCAGTACAACGACGGATTCCGAACTCAGCTGATCGGGACACCTGAGCAGATCGCCGAACGCATCTCCGCATACCGCAAGCGTGGTGTGGACCTCATCCTCGGTGGCTTCCTGCACTTCCAGGAGGAGATCGAGTACTTCGGTGCCCGTGTGCTGCCGCTGGTGCGCGAAATCGAAGCCGCCGAAAGCGATTCGATCGGGGCGCCGCTGCAGGCATCTGCCTGA
- a CDS encoding DUF5336 domain-containing protein yields the protein MTYPPTNPGYPPPQPPGPYGAPAPSFGSAEAGPSKLPLYLNVAVVVLGLAAYLASFGPILTIKAELGPFGGAELSGGGGGYPVLATLVAALLAAASLLPKARDYSGVIATASAIALLTSIAQVVAKPTGFSVGWGLWVMIAFALLQTVAAVAALLLEAGIITAPAPRPRYDQFGQYGPPPGGYYGQPGPQGPPPGIPPRPGYPSQYGGGYASGPSTGGFGPQSGPPTPPTGFPSFSPPPSPGQQPSAQPDQPQAPSSSPSSGPTPS from the coding sequence ATGACTTACCCGCCCACAAACCCGGGCTACCCACCGCCGCAGCCACCCGGTCCTTACGGCGCTCCGGCGCCATCGTTCGGATCCGCCGAGGCCGGACCGAGCAAGCTGCCGTTGTACCTGAACGTCGCGGTTGTCGTGCTCGGCCTGGCTGCCTATCTGGCCAGCTTCGGGCCGATTCTCACGATCAAGGCCGAACTCGGGCCCTTCGGGGGTGCCGAACTCAGCGGCGGCGGTGGCGGCTACCCGGTCCTCGCGACGCTCGTCGCCGCGCTGTTGGCAGCGGCCAGCCTGCTGCCCAAGGCCCGGGACTACAGCGGTGTCATCGCCACCGCATCGGCCATCGCGCTCCTGACGTCGATTGCCCAGGTTGTCGCCAAACCGACCGGCTTCTCCGTCGGTTGGGGACTGTGGGTGATGATCGCCTTCGCCCTGCTGCAGACCGTCGCCGCGGTGGCGGCGCTACTGCTGGAAGCCGGAATCATCACGGCTCCGGCACCTCGACCCCGCTACGACCAGTTCGGTCAGTACGGCCCTCCTCCCGGCGGCTACTACGGCCAGCCCGGCCCCCAGGGCCCGCCGCCGGGTATCCCGCCCCGCCCGGGATACCCCTCGCAGTACGGCGGCGGCTACGCGTCCGGCCCGTCGACCGGTGGTTTCGGTCCGCAGAGCGGTCCGCCCACCCCGCCGACCGGTTTCCCGAGCTTCAGCCCCCCGCCGTCGCCCGGTCAGCAGCCCTCCGCGCAGCCGGATCAACCTCAGGCGCCGTCATCGTCGCCGTCATCGGGTCCCACCCCGTCGTAA
- a CDS encoding cell division protein PerM encodes MEDTRPVGARQARDLVRVAFGPSLVALVVIAAVTLLQLVIANSDMTGTLGAIASMWLAVHQVPVSIAGHQLAALPLLPVLLMIWGTARTTARATSPRASWFVTRWIVASALGGPMLFAAIALAVIHDASSVITELQTPSALRAFSGVLAVHAIGALIGVGSQVGWRALRALRLPLWLGDTVRAATAGLLALLGLSGAVTAVSLVVHWGTMHELYAVTDSLFGQLSLTLLSALYVPNVIIGTSAVAVGSSAHIGFATFSSFTVFGGDIPALPILAAVPTPPLGPVWVALLIVGAASGVAVGQQCATRPLPWPAAMAKLAVASLLAAVTMVVLGYAGGGRLGNFGEIGVDQATFGPAAFFWFFVIGAVTVVMTGGVLRRPKRVKPAALVVADEPEFEDNDEALTTPILPLADEPEPELQPDPEPELMPSAPAPPVRPAPDLEDVEDLMIVDDDIETGPPDR; translated from the coding sequence ATGGAGGACACGCGACCAGTCGGGGCGCGCCAGGCACGTGACCTGGTTCGGGTCGCATTCGGCCCGTCGCTGGTGGCGCTGGTGGTGATCGCGGCGGTGACACTGCTGCAGCTCGTCATCGCCAACAGCGATATGACGGGCACTCTCGGTGCCATTGCCAGCATGTGGCTGGCCGTGCACCAGGTGCCCGTCTCGATCGCCGGGCACCAGCTGGCGGCGCTGCCACTGCTGCCGGTGCTGCTGATGATCTGGGGTACTGCGCGCACCACGGCGCGTGCGACTTCGCCGCGGGCCTCCTGGTTCGTGACCCGCTGGATCGTGGCCTCGGCGCTGGGTGGTCCGATGCTGTTCGCCGCGATCGCACTTGCCGTCATTCACGACGCCTCATCGGTGATCACCGAGTTGCAGACGCCGAGCGCGCTGCGTGCCTTCTCCGGCGTGTTGGCCGTGCATGCCATCGGCGCGCTGATCGGGGTGGGGTCACAGGTCGGGTGGCGCGCGCTGCGCGCCCTGCGGCTGCCCCTCTGGCTCGGCGACACCGTTCGCGCCGCGACGGCAGGCCTGCTGGCGCTACTGGGGCTGTCCGGTGCGGTCACCGCCGTGTCGCTGGTCGTGCACTGGGGCACCATGCACGAGCTGTACGCGGTGACGGATTCGCTGTTCGGTCAGCTCAGCCTCACGCTGTTGTCGGCGTTGTATGTGCCCAATGTGATCATCGGGACATCGGCGGTGGCGGTCGGTTCCAGTGCCCACATCGGCTTTGCGACCTTCAGCTCATTCACCGTGTTCGGCGGGGATATCCCCGCGCTGCCGATCCTGGCTGCGGTGCCCACGCCACCGCTTGGCCCGGTCTGGGTGGCGCTGCTGATCGTCGGCGCGGCCTCCGGGGTCGCGGTGGGTCAGCAGTGCGCCACTAGGCCGCTGCCCTGGCCGGCCGCGATGGCCAAACTCGCCGTCGCATCGTTGCTGGCGGCTGTCACGATGGTGGTCCTGGGCTACGCCGGCGGCGGACGGCTGGGCAATTTCGGTGAGATCGGGGTTGACCAGGCCACATTCGGACCTGCGGCGTTCTTCTGGTTCTTCGTCATCGGGGCCGTCACGGTCGTGATGACCGGCGGAGTCCTGCGTCGCCCCAAGCGAGTGAAGCCAGCCGCGCTGGTAGTCGCCGACGAGCCGGAGTTCGAGGACAACGACGAAGCACTGACCACGCCGATACTGCCGCTGGCCGACGAGCCCGAGCCTGAACTCCAGCCAGACCCCGAGCCCGAGCTGATGCCGTCGGCGCCGGCACCGCCGGTTCGGCCGGCGCCCGACCTCGAGGACGTCGAGGATTTGATGATCGTCGATGATGACATCGAGACCGGACCGCCCGATCGTTGA
- a CDS encoding PASTA domain-containing protein — translation MFRTRTAFAAIPIALAMAVATCAVGHASPDVVGKTFDEANSTLRSWGYTAQVVNTFGARVDRGNCIVTQQHDRQSSNGREALLALNCNAPVAAPGVPGNSAASPAGRTAAAAAVPRVLKARIEESLVSQLATSPGPAWAQCSGDLIGTVDSSIDCTALANQEKHSYRLTVTDTEDGRISYNISPLT, via the coding sequence GTGTTCAGGACACGAACTGCGTTCGCCGCAATACCGATCGCTCTCGCGATGGCGGTCGCCACCTGCGCAGTGGGCCACGCATCCCCTGACGTCGTCGGCAAGACCTTTGACGAAGCGAACTCGACCTTGCGTTCATGGGGTTACACCGCGCAGGTCGTCAACACGTTCGGAGCAAGGGTGGACCGGGGCAACTGCATCGTGACCCAACAGCACGACCGGCAGTCATCGAACGGTCGCGAGGCTTTGTTGGCCCTGAACTGCAACGCCCCGGTCGCGGCCCCTGGCGTGCCAGGGAACTCGGCGGCCAGCCCGGCTGGCCGAACAGCAGCCGCAGCGGCGGTGCCCCGGGTACTCAAGGCCCGAATCGAAGAATCCCTGGTGAGCCAGCTCGCGACGAGCCCCGGCCCGGCCTGGGCACAATGCTCCGGGGACCTGATCGGGACGGTCGACAGCAGCATCGACTGCACCGCGCTGGCCAACCAGGAAAAGCACTCGTATCGGCTGACGGTCACCGATACCGAGGACGGCAGGATCAGCTACAACATCAGCCCGCTGACGTAA
- the purN gene encoding phosphoribosylglycinamide formyltransferase: MQQPIYVPPSAPARLVVLASGTGSLLRSLLTAAVGDYPARVVAVGVDRDCPAVDIAQAASIPTFCVRLKDYPDRTAWDAAITDATQAHSPDLIVSAGFMKILGPEFLSRFLGRVVNTHPALLPAFPGAHAVPDALAYGVRITGCTVHLVDAGVDTGPILAQEAVAILDGDDEDTLHERIKVVERRLLVDVLAALATRGVTWSGRKATIG; encoded by the coding sequence GTGCAGCAGCCCATCTACGTCCCCCCGAGCGCGCCGGCACGGCTCGTCGTCCTGGCGTCGGGGACCGGGTCGTTGCTGCGGTCACTGCTGACGGCCGCCGTCGGCGACTATCCCGCGCGCGTTGTCGCTGTCGGGGTGGACCGGGATTGTCCGGCCGTGGACATCGCACAGGCCGCGTCGATCCCCACCTTCTGCGTGCGTCTGAAGGATTACCCCGATCGCACCGCCTGGGACGCCGCGATCACCGATGCCACGCAAGCGCACAGCCCCGACCTCATCGTGTCCGCCGGTTTCATGAAAATACTTGGGCCGGAGTTTCTTTCGCGCTTTCTCGGCCGTGTCGTCAATACTCATCCGGCGCTGCTGCCGGCCTTTCCCGGCGCACATGCCGTACCCGATGCGCTGGCCTACGGGGTCAGGATCACCGGGTGCACCGTGCACCTGGTGGATGCCGGCGTGGATACCGGACCCATCCTGGCCCAGGAGGCGGTCGCGATCCTCGACGGTGACGACGAAGACACCTTGCACGAACGCATCAAGGTCGTGGAACGACGGCTGTTGGTGGACGTACTGGCCGCGCTGGCGACGCGTGGCGTGACCTGGAGTGGCAGAAAGGCGACCATAGGATGA
- the purH gene encoding bifunctional phosphoribosylaminoimidazolecarboxamide formyltransferase/IMP cyclohydrolase, producing MTAGTLISKRPIRRALISVYDKSGLIPLAQGLHEAGVDIVSTGSTAKTIADKGIPVTPVEFVTGFPEVLDGRVKTLHPHIHAGLLADTRNPAHMRALEELKIEPFDLVVVNLYPFTETVDSGAEVDECVEQIDIGGPSMVRASAKNHASVAVVVDPLGYDGVLAAVRAGGFTLAERQKLAALAFRHTAEYDVAVASWMGSVLAPAEDDGGRLLPPWFGRTWRRTSQLRYGENPHQQAALYSDDGGWPGLAQAEQLHGKEMSYNNFTDADAAWRAAFDHEQTCVAIIKHANPCGIAISSVSVADAHRKAHECDPLSAFGGVIAANSEVTVEMAEFVSEIFTEVIIAPAYEPGAVEILARKKNIRVLVASEPPVDGVELRQISGGLLIQERDALNAPGDDPANWTLATGTPADAATLRDLQFAWRTCRAVKSNAIVVAADGATVGVGMGQVNRVDAARLAVERGGDRVRGAVAASDAFFPFPDGLETLTAVGVKAVVHPGGSVRDDLVTEAAAKAGITLYLTGARHFAH from the coding sequence ATGACCGCGGGGACATTGATTTCGAAGAGGCCGATCCGGCGCGCGCTGATCAGCGTGTACGACAAGAGCGGACTCATTCCGCTCGCTCAAGGTCTGCACGAAGCGGGCGTGGACATCGTCTCGACCGGGTCTACAGCCAAAACGATTGCTGATAAAGGCATTCCGGTGACCCCCGTGGAGTTCGTCACCGGCTTCCCCGAGGTGCTCGACGGCCGGGTCAAGACCCTGCACCCGCACATCCATGCCGGCTTGCTCGCCGACACCCGCAACCCTGCGCATATGCGGGCGCTCGAGGAGCTCAAGATCGAGCCGTTCGATCTCGTCGTGGTCAACCTCTACCCATTCACCGAGACGGTGGACTCGGGCGCCGAAGTCGACGAGTGCGTCGAGCAGATCGACATCGGTGGGCCCTCGATGGTGCGCGCGTCGGCCAAGAACCACGCCAGCGTCGCCGTCGTCGTCGATCCACTCGGCTACGACGGTGTGCTGGCCGCCGTGCGGGCCGGCGGCTTCACCCTGGCCGAGCGGCAGAAGTTGGCGGCGCTGGCTTTTCGGCACACCGCCGAATACGACGTCGCAGTGGCCAGCTGGATGGGTTCGGTGCTGGCCCCCGCAGAAGACGATGGGGGGAGACTCCTGCCGCCATGGTTCGGGCGCACCTGGCGCCGCACCTCGCAGCTGCGCTACGGCGAGAACCCGCATCAGCAGGCTGCGCTCTACAGCGACGACGGTGGTTGGCCGGGTCTGGCGCAGGCCGAGCAGTTGCACGGAAAAGAGATGTCCTACAACAACTTCACCGACGCCGACGCGGCCTGGCGGGCGGCCTTCGACCACGAGCAGACCTGCGTGGCGATCATCAAGCACGCTAACCCGTGTGGCATCGCGATCTCGTCGGTCTCAGTGGCCGACGCGCACCGCAAGGCTCACGAATGCGATCCGCTGAGCGCCTTCGGTGGCGTGATCGCCGCCAACTCCGAGGTCACTGTGGAGATGGCCGAGTTCGTTTCGGAGATCTTCACCGAGGTGATCATCGCGCCGGCCTACGAACCCGGAGCGGTGGAAATTTTGGCCCGCAAGAAGAATATTCGGGTGCTGGTCGCGTCCGAGCCGCCGGTCGACGGGGTGGAGCTGCGCCAGATCAGCGGTGGTCTGTTGATTCAAGAGCGCGACGCGCTCAACGCGCCCGGTGACGATCCGGCCAACTGGACGCTGGCCACCGGAACACCGGCGGATGCGGCCACCCTGCGCGACCTGCAGTTCGCCTGGCGCACGTGCCGCGCGGTGAAGTCGAATGCGATCGTGGTGGCCGCCGACGGAGCGACCGTCGGTGTGGGCATGGGCCAGGTCAACCGGGTCGACGCCGCCCGGCTTGCGGTCGAGCGCGGTGGCGACCGGGTGCGCGGTGCGGTCGCGGCCAGCGATGCGTTCTTCCCGTTCCCAGACGGGCTGGAGACGCTGACGGCAGTCGGGGTCAAGGCCGTCGTGCATCCTGGGGGTTCGGTGCGAGACGACCTGGTCACCGAAGCCGCCGCCAAGGCCGGTATCACGCTCTACCTCACCGGGGCTCGCCACTTCGCACACTGA